Proteins co-encoded in one Phycisphaerae bacterium genomic window:
- a CDS encoding PKD domain-containing protein, translating into MLAGTVLVTPCDALIPGDDPNSVNDRASNGGIDSRRTKSRVAMPAYYVCTRQASYNIEDNKLVVRGLYQSPRRAPIIRLIDDATNIELASFTPEGRGGAFEFEVDGILGPPCNIRVEMNPYAYQAGVQGAPASCQGTGGGNHPPVCGILLPAGDVSIHLGESVYFSGTATDPDGTAGLTFEWDFHGGADERPTVLVPGPVVFDLADGSFLATFKATDVNGATCTDSVTVNVGLPPDGLPPMVAQQPAPGEPGSGSTSHVVLPFNDLGMHCGDLSSVPFAVLPPFNTLNAQVVRRGLSSNQPPEIEDDTFIDLRYSAASNPNDPVGPGSINSTSQNYPVGAKLRDATVRKTDFWDVDETTGSTIASLLFPGLDPLSDEGLQTIDNPDHGRYMPGIANPYYANDPQLFGKYLEEKTWFTAQGIPMTSVDDGGRPNSYPLMRVQAIERSTGEVLATTDAVVPVSSEVDCRDCHAFGLVGADPTARASGPAFVPPATQDRLDLETSAKANIILLHDYKHGTSLASNSDPILCAACHRSNALAVVGGPGGDPARDSMSRVTHGLHGRLQLDGQGSLLRDAAGEPILINPNNISPDQVPLIPVGLDDPMESNCFLCHPGKITQCFRGAMYTAGQTCVSCHGGMLAVAGEYPLSSGQARTPWADEPRCGSCHHGMGEMAVYTEAYAAGDPAAEPMPPLTSRFAENVGTLYRDSLDSHAGVACEACHGSPHAIWPHRDENANDNVAAIQLQGYVGPIRECTVCHEPGSFPNGTLSGPHGMHPVNDPNWIKGEGQWHGEYAKNHNGGDRCAACHGADHRGTRLSRVPVNRVLRDAEGRIRTTLNAGDIVSCDLCHSLGTSFED; encoded by the coding sequence GTGCTTGCAGGAACGGTCCTTGTTACGCCTTGTGATGCACTCATTCCGGGAGATGACCCGAATTCTGTCAACGATCGCGCGTCCAATGGCGGGATTGATAGCCGCCGAACCAAGTCACGTGTCGCCATGCCGGCCTATTACGTCTGTACGCGGCAGGCCTCGTACAATATCGAAGACAACAAGCTTGTCGTGCGCGGGCTTTACCAATCTCCGAGGCGGGCGCCGATCATTCGGTTGATCGACGACGCCACGAACATCGAACTCGCCTCGTTCACACCGGAAGGCCGGGGGGGCGCTTTCGAATTCGAAGTCGATGGAATACTCGGTCCCCCCTGCAATATCCGGGTCGAAATGAACCCCTACGCCTACCAGGCCGGCGTCCAGGGTGCTCCCGCGTCGTGCCAAGGCACAGGGGGAGGCAACCATCCGCCGGTCTGCGGGATTCTCCTTCCCGCCGGCGATGTCAGTATCCACCTGGGAGAGTCTGTCTACTTCTCCGGAACCGCCACCGACCCGGATGGGACGGCGGGCCTGACGTTCGAATGGGACTTTCACGGCGGAGCCGATGAGCGGCCTACTGTTCTCGTACCGGGCCCCGTCGTGTTTGACCTTGCCGACGGCAGCTTCCTTGCAACGTTCAAGGCTACCGACGTGAATGGTGCTACCTGCACGGACAGCGTGACGGTCAACGTGGGGTTGCCGCCTGACGGGCTTCCGCCGATGGTCGCGCAGCAGCCCGCGCCGGGCGAGCCGGGCTCCGGCAGTACATCGCACGTTGTGTTGCCCTTCAACGACCTGGGCATGCACTGCGGTGATCTTTCTTCCGTACCCTTCGCGGTTCTTCCTCCATTCAACACGTTGAACGCTCAGGTGGTGCGTCGAGGCCTTTCCTCGAATCAGCCGCCCGAGATTGAGGATGATACCTTCATTGACTTGCGATACTCGGCGGCGTCCAACCCGAACGATCCGGTAGGACCGGGGTCGATCAATTCGACCAGTCAGAATTACCCCGTCGGTGCAAAGCTCCGCGATGCGACGGTACGCAAGACGGACTTCTGGGATGTTGACGAGACCACCGGCTCAACGATTGCGTCTCTTTTGTTCCCGGGACTGGATCCGCTATCGGATGAAGGGCTGCAGACGATCGACAACCCCGACCACGGACGGTACATGCCCGGTATCGCGAATCCCTACTACGCGAACGATCCGCAGTTGTTTGGAAAATACCTCGAAGAGAAGACCTGGTTTACCGCCCAGGGCATCCCGATGACGAGTGTCGATGATGGCGGTCGGCCGAACTCCTACCCCCTCATGCGCGTGCAAGCCATTGAGAGGTCGACGGGCGAGGTGTTGGCGACTACCGATGCGGTCGTTCCCGTTTCTTCGGAGGTCGATTGTCGCGACTGCCATGCGTTCGGCCTGGTCGGCGCCGATCCGACGGCCCGGGCCTCGGGTCCTGCGTTCGTTCCGCCGGCCACGCAGGATCGCCTCGACCTGGAGACTTCGGCCAAGGCCAACATCATCCTTCTGCATGACTATAAGCACGGTACGTCACTGGCGAGCAATTCGGACCCGATCCTATGTGCTGCGTGCCATCGGTCCAATGCGCTGGCGGTTGTGGGTGGTCCAGGGGGAGATCCGGCACGCGACAGCATGTCCCGCGTGACGCACGGGTTGCATGGAAGACTGCAACTCGACGGGCAGGGATCGCTATTGCGCGACGCCGCGGGAGAGCCGATTCTGATCAATCCGAACAATATCTCTCCGGATCAGGTGCCCTTGATTCCCGTCGGCCTGGATGATCCGATGGAGTCCAACTGTTTCCTCTGCCATCCCGGGAAGATCACGCAATGCTTCCGAGGCGCCATGTACACGGCCGGACAGACGTGTGTCTCTTGTCACGGTGGTATGCTGGCTGTCGCCGGGGAGTACCCGCTTTCGAGCGGGCAGGCGCGTACGCCGTGGGCTGACGAGCCGCGCTGCGGATCGTGCCATCATGGCATGGGTGAGATGGCCGTGTATACGGAGGCATACGCTGCAGGTGACCCAGCGGCAGAACCAATGCCGCCCCTGACATCCCGGTTCGCGGAAAACGTCGGCACCCTCTACCGCGACAGCCTCGACAGTCATGCGGGCGTAGCGTGCGAGGCGTGCCACGGCAGTCCGCACGCGATCTGGCCGCACCGCGACGAGAACGCCAACGACAACGTGGCCGCGATTCAGCTCCAGGGGTATGTCGGTCCCATTCGCGAATGCACGGTCTGCCATGAACCGGGTAGTTTCCCGAACGGCACGTTGTCTGGCCCACACGGAATGCACCCGGTGAACGATCCGAACTGGATCAAGGGCGAAGGACAATGGCACGGGGAGTACGCCAAGAATCATAACGGCGGTGATCGATGTGCCGCGTGTCACGGCGCGGACCACCGGGGCACACGGTTGTCGCGCGTGCCGGTTAACCGTGTGCTACGAGATGCTGAAGGGCGCATTCGTACAACGCTGAACGCGGGTGACATCGTTTCGTGCGATCTCTGCCACAGCCTCGGAACCAGCTTTGAGGATTGA